AGGCTCAATAGCGTTAACTAAAGTCGACTTCCCAACACCAGAATGGCCAGCGAACATACTTATTTTGCCTAACATTAGTTCTTTGACTTTGTCTATATTCTTACCAGTCGTTGCCGATATACCGATACACTCATAACCAATTTTTCGGTAAATACTCGCCAAATACTTTACTTCTAATATTGTTTCTTCATCATAAGCATCAATCTTATTAAATAAAATTACTGTATTAATGCTATATGCTTCTGCAGTGACTAAAAAACGATCAATAAAACTTGTAAATGTTGGAGGATTATTGATGGTTACTAATAGGAATACTTGATCTACATTTGATGCAATTATATGCGTTTGTTTCGAAAGATTTACTGACTTTCTAACTATATAATTTTTTCGTTCTTCAATACGTTTTATAACACCTGTTTCGGTGTTATTCTTTGTTTCTACATCAAATTCTACTATATCGCCAACAGCAATTGGGTTTGTACTCTTTATGCCTTGTATTCGGAATTTACCCTTAATACGGCATTCGTAGAACTTACCGTTAGGTGTTTTCACAGTATACCAGCTTCCTGTTGATTTGTAAACGATTCCAATCATAATATAAGATTACAAAGAAACAACATTTCGCAAAAAGTAAGGTTGTTTAATAATTGTATATTTAATATTGAAAAATTAAAACAATTACATTTTATGAAAAAATTCTTACTAGTAGTAGCCTTCATTGGCTTATCATTCGCAGAAATCAGTGCTCAAGTAGAGTATAAAGTTATTACAAGTGTCGAATCTATTGTACCAAGTGGTCTTGGACGAAGCCGAATTGTATCAGCATCAGAAGACAGAAACTACCAAGATTTTACTTCTCAAAGAAGTAGCGACAAGAAAGAAGACAAGAGAAATAAGTCAGACCGAGGAGAAATTCGAGTGAAAAACTTTGAAGAGACAAAACTTTTAAACTTCTATAATATTGGAGGTATTCGTTTTCAGAATATTGCTGCGAACGATGCTGTAATATCTTCAAAAATTAATACTATGATTTCTGAAGGATGGGAATTAGCTTTTGTTAATACAGGTGTAGAAAGTGTTGGAGGAAAAGGTGATAACAATGGAATATTTATTACAAGGTATATTTTTAAAAGAAGCCTGTAATAAAATACATTACACAAATACAGACTCGTAATTGGGGAATCTATATTATTTTAGGTTCTACTTTTAAAATGCCTCCATAAGTTGTTTTAAAAGCATCTATTTATTAAACTCTAAAAATTAAGATTATTCCTAAGTCATCAATAATGTGAAAGATTGTTAATCAATCAAATTATAGTTATTTTTACTTTTAATGATATAATACTACCATACAAATGCGCTATATCCTCAGTTTTTTTCTGTCTTTTTTTATAACGACTTTAACTTTTTCTCAAGACAAGACTTTTAAGATTGGATTCTTATTAGATAAAAACTCAGTTGAAATTAATGAGTTATTAAAGGAACTTTCTGATGAAATATCTGCTGTTGTCGGAGAAGATGCAGTATTAGAATTCCCAGAAGTAAGTAAATTGGTCAATAATTTTGACTCATCTACAGCTCTAAATAACTATAATGTATTAGTTAAAAACAATACAGATATTATTATTGCTTTTGGTGTTGTTAATAATGCTGTAATATCTAAAATCGGCACTTACCAAAAACCAACAATTGTCTTTGGAGCATTAAGTGAAGAGTTATTGACTGATGAGTCATTAGTTTCTAATATCACAAATTACACATCTATAGTTACATCACAGTCTTACATTGAAGATATTAAACTACTCCAAAAATTAGCTAGTCCAAAAACAATAGGTGTTGTTGTTGAAAAAGCATTCATAGATAACTTACCCATTGCATCTACT
This DNA window, taken from Winogradskyella sp. PC-19, encodes the following:
- the rsgA gene encoding ribosome small subunit-dependent GTPase A, whose amino-acid sequence is MIGIVYKSTGSWYTVKTPNGKFYECRIKGKFRIQGIKSTNPIAVGDIVEFDVETKNNTETGVIKRIEERKNYIVRKSVNLSKQTHIIASNVDQVFLLVTINNPPTFTSFIDRFLVTAEAYSINTVILFNKIDAYDEETILEVKYLASIYRKIGYECIGISATTGKNIDKVKELMLGKISMFAGHSGVGKSTLVNAIEPSLDLKTKEISNQHMQGQHTTTFAEMFDLSFDAQIIDTPGIKGFGVVDMEKEEVGDYFPEFFELKQDCKFNNCLHLKEPKCAVKDALENDEISYSRYRSYLQILEGEDEHYRTDNWDEIQ